A window from Nitrososphaerales archaeon encodes these proteins:
- a CDS encoding 30S ribosomal protein S13, whose translation MSATEYRHIVRIAGKDIDGSKKLVVALSEIKGIGFNFAQVLLNTLRVDPNLRVGFLTENEVNVIENGIRNPEKVGLPQWFLNRKKAVDTGSNAHMISSDWDVAVYNDIEREKGVMSWRGFRHMMGLKVRGQRTRTTGRKGGAVGVRKTGKVMPTTAPGAEGAAPAAPAGKEVATAKGAAPASGAKQTAAPAGKEATAAKPKDEGKPKPT comes from the coding sequence TTGTCAGCTACGGAGTATAGACATATAGTTAGAATTGCGGGCAAGGATATCGATGGTAGCAAGAAGCTGGTAGTGGCACTTAGTGAAATAAAGGGGATTGGTTTTAACTTTGCACAGGTTTTACTTAATACCTTACGGGTAGATCCCAATTTAAGGGTTGGATTTCTTACCGAAAATGAAGTTAATGTTATAGAGAATGGGATAAGAAATCCTGAAAAAGTCGGCTTACCTCAATGGTTTCTGAACAGAAAGAAGGCAGTTGACACAGGTTCTAATGCTCATATGATTTCTTCTGACTGGGATGTTGCAGTTTACAATGATATAGAAAGAGAAAAGGGCGTAATGAGTTGGAGAGGCTTTAGACATATGATGGGCTTGAAGGTTAGAGGTCAGAGGACTAGAACTACAGGTAGGAAGGGTGGTGCTGTTGGAGTTAGGAAGACTGGTAAAGTGATGCCAACAACTGCTCCAGGTGCGGAAGGAGCAGCGCCTGCGGCACCAGCTGGTAAAGAAGTAGCAACTGCCAAGGGGGCAGCACCTGCTTCAGGTGCAAAGCAGACCGCAGCTCCGGCTGGTAAAGAGGCAACAGCCGCAAAACCAAAGGATGAAGGTAAACCTAAACCTACTTAA
- a CDS encoding MBL fold metallo-hydrolase yields MLVKQIPVGSMANFTYIIADEQTKLAAVIDPSWDLEKVLTILKDNDLKLQYIINTHTHFDHVLGNEQLASLTGAKIIMHKNAMLEKDVAVDDGDTINLGKININVIYTPGHSKDSICLLAENKIFTGDTLFVGNCGRVDLPSGNASQLYDSLFGKLIELDDGIEVYPGHDYGNKPVSTIGYEKKMNYVLKPRTKEEFMHLMKSDD; encoded by the coding sequence ATGTTGGTGAAACAAATACCTGTTGGTTCCATGGCAAATTTCACATATATAATAGCTGATGAACAAACGAAACTTGCAGCAGTGATAGACCCGTCATGGGATCTTGAAAAGGTTCTAACCATTTTGAAGGATAATGACCTCAAACTTCAGTATATAATTAATACGCATACACATTTTGATCATGTACTGGGCAACGAACAGCTCGCATCCTTAACGGGGGCAAAGATAATAATGCATAAGAATGCAATGCTTGAAAAAGATGTAGCAGTCGATGATGGTGATACCATTAATCTAGGTAAAATAAACATAAATGTAATTTACACACCAGGTCATTCTAAAGATAGCATATGTTTGTTGGCAGAAAATAAAATCTTTACTGGTGACACATTGTTTGTAGGCAACTGTGGCAGGGTCGATCTTCCTAGTGGGAATGCGTCTCAGCTTTATGATAGTTTGTTTGGAAAACTGATAGAACTTGATGATGGTATTGAAGTTTATCCTGGGCATGATTATGGTAACAAACCAGTTTCTACCATAGGTTATGAGAAGAAGATGAATTATGTTTTAAAACCTAGAACAAAGGAAGAGTTCATGCATTTGATGAAAAGTGACGATTGA
- a CDS encoding 30S ribosomal protein S4, producing MGDPKKPKNQFKKPRRPWTSDQLMTELQIVGTYGLRNKRELWKAQTELSRIRKQARALLALPHEVRLGKERELLTSLHRMGLVQEGATLDDVLNLTIETLLERRLQSVVMRKGFAKTPYQARQVVVHGHITINDSVVNIPGYMVRHDEERSVAIRRGSPYKPSTLARGAPAEEIAESA from the coding sequence ATGGGAGATCCGAAGAAACCAAAGAATCAGTTCAAGAAACCAAGAAGACCTTGGACCTCTGATCAGCTTATGACCGAATTGCAAATTGTTGGGACATACGGCTTGAGAAACAAACGTGAGCTATGGAAGGCGCAGACAGAATTGTCAAGGATCAGAAAGCAGGCAAGAGCACTCCTTGCATTACCTCATGAAGTCAGGCTAGGTAAGGAGAGAGAACTGCTTACCTCCTTGCATAGAATGGGCCTTGTGCAAGAAGGAGCGACGCTAGACGATGTGTTGAACCTCACAATCGAAACATTGCTCGAGCGGAGACTGCAGAGCGTAGTTATGAGAAAGGGATTCGCTAAGACTCCATACCAAGCAAGGCAGGTAGTGGTTCATGGTCATATAACAATTAACGATAGTGTCGTGAACATCCCAGGTTACATGGTAAGACATGACGAAGAACGTTCTGTCGCAATAAGAAGGGGCAGCCCTTACAAACCGTCAACACTAGCAAGGGGAGCACCCGCAGAAGAGATTGCAGAGTCCGCGTGA
- the glmS gene encoding glutamine--fructose-6-phosphate transaminase (isomerizing), which produces MCSIIAYAGNNTAAPILVKGLKRMEYRGYDSVGIATIAKKKMLVRKAVGKVDEVNKALHLEKMYGCVGIGHTRWATHGDVTDRNAHPHQNCKNDIAIVHNGIVENYNVLRRSLIAKGHKFKSETDSEVIAHLLSEFLAKTRDIKKSMINVAKKLTGAYAFVVILNDGTLAGVRYDEPLIVGVARDGYYIASDVLGFIEHTDKAIFLDNHEIVIIDSNGLVIYDSKGHEIKKRPTQIAWELADVDKGKFAHHTLKEINEQKHTIMRAFSVPRLELQEFVKSLVSSKKVLITGSGSSYNAALLAKQLFSRFCNIQSEAIVASEFHKSLLTKGTTLIAISQSGETADVLRVVKEVKASKVRVLSLVNVTTSSLARASDLYLCLNCGPEIGVAATKSFTAQLAVIYKIVSEFSPNFHVNVDGLEKSVSNVLNNTNNIGKIAERLKQVGNIYVLGRGLHFPIALEAALKLKELVYVHAEGMPAGELKHGPLALIDENTIVIILNPGDDTYDDMLSSIHEIKARRATVIGVSNVYNNTFDELIKIPKTNEALYPILEVIPLQLLAYHMALKRESNPDYPRNLAKSVTVK; this is translated from the coding sequence ATGTGTTCCATAATAGCATATGCTGGTAATAATACAGCTGCCCCAATTCTTGTTAAAGGACTTAAACGCATGGAGTACAGAGGTTATGACAGCGTTGGCATAGCAACTATAGCTAAGAAGAAAATGCTGGTAAGAAAGGCAGTTGGAAAGGTCGATGAGGTTAACAAAGCGCTTCACCTGGAAAAGATGTATGGCTGCGTAGGCATTGGTCATACAAGATGGGCAACGCATGGAGATGTTACGGATAGAAATGCACATCCGCATCAGAACTGCAAGAATGATATCGCTATAGTGCATAATGGTATTGTAGAAAACTACAACGTTCTCAGAAGATCACTAATAGCAAAAGGGCACAAGTTCAAGAGTGAAACCGATAGTGAGGTAATTGCTCACCTACTGAGCGAATTTCTTGCTAAAACTAGGGATATTAAAAAGTCGATGATCAATGTAGCGAAGAAACTTACTGGCGCTTATGCTTTCGTTGTGATTTTGAATGATGGTACACTTGCAGGAGTCAGGTATGATGAGCCATTAATAGTGGGGGTAGCGAGAGACGGCTATTACATTGCCAGTGATGTCTTGGGTTTTATAGAACATACAGATAAAGCTATATTTCTTGACAACCATGAAATTGTGATCATAGACAGCAATGGTCTTGTAATATATGATAGCAAAGGCCACGAGATCAAGAAGCGACCCACTCAGATAGCATGGGAGCTTGCAGATGTTGACAAGGGCAAATTCGCTCATCATACGCTGAAGGAGATCAACGAGCAGAAGCATACCATCATGAGAGCATTTTCTGTTCCAAGATTGGAGTTACAGGAATTTGTAAAATCATTGGTAAGCTCAAAAAAAGTACTGATAACTGGTAGCGGGAGCAGCTACAATGCGGCACTATTAGCTAAACAGCTCTTCTCAAGATTCTGCAACATCCAATCTGAAGCAATTGTGGCAAGCGAATTTCACAAGTCATTACTTACTAAGGGCACCACTCTTATCGCCATCTCACAGAGCGGAGAAACTGCAGATGTCCTGCGTGTAGTTAAGGAGGTTAAAGCATCTAAGGTAAGAGTACTTTCTTTGGTTAACGTAACTACATCATCACTAGCTAGAGCAAGTGATCTTTATCTATGCCTTAACTGTGGTCCAGAAATTGGAGTTGCCGCTACCAAGAGTTTTACCGCCCAACTAGCAGTGATTTACAAAATTGTAAGTGAATTTTCTCCAAACTTCCATGTGAATGTCGATGGACTTGAAAAATCTGTGAGTAATGTTCTTAACAATACTAACAATATTGGCAAGATTGCTGAACGCCTCAAGCAAGTAGGCAACATATATGTTTTGGGCAGAGGATTACACTTTCCTATTGCCTTAGAAGCAGCATTGAAGTTGAAGGAACTAGTTTACGTTCACGCCGAGGGTATGCCGGCGGGAGAGTTAAAACACGGACCGCTTGCTTTGATCGATGAAAATACCATTGTTATAATTCTTAATCCAGGAGATGATACATATGATGACATGCTATCCAGCATACATGAAATAAAAGCTAGACGCGCTACTGTGATTGGAGTTTCAAATGTGTATAATAACACGTTTGATGAATTGATAAAGATACCAAAAACAAACGAAGCTCTTTATCCAATACTAGAAGTAATACCGTTACAGTTACTAGCGTACCATATGGCTCTAAAACGCGAATCTAATCCTGATTATCCTAGAAACCTGGCAAAGTCGGTTACAGTTAAGTAA
- a CDS encoding TIGR00303 family protein has protein sequence MAFDEVRIAGNEEKARNFVERAMGENCHFVFVISYTKTCEIHGITAAGANPELLQYTPAADAEFIYHGECKCINAVPATPDGKPTPALLTRAALNKAQIPLHVVDAGSKIKPHVPYVTFEVEDGENISNGHALGIESVKKAFDNGVKLGSKLSESIKYIVIGESIPGGTTTALGVLLAMGIDARFKVSSSMPDNPHKLKLSIIENGMKSAGISFGSLANKPLEAVSYMGDPMMPSVAGIAIGASKRCSVMLAGGTQMAAALSIINAIDDKSLERVVIGTTRYILDDRSSDICNLIGSIADVPILAADPYLHKSRKEGLRAYANGFVKEGAGAGGACIAAMLKSQGSINANALLQEIENEYEHSIERSF, from the coding sequence ATGGCTTTTGATGAAGTAAGGATAGCAGGGAATGAAGAAAAGGCAAGAAATTTTGTTGAAAGAGCCATGGGTGAAAACTGTCACTTCGTATTTGTTATATCGTACACTAAAACATGTGAAATACATGGTATAACTGCTGCAGGGGCTAATCCTGAGCTGCTACAGTATACTCCTGCTGCAGACGCCGAATTCATTTATCATGGAGAATGCAAGTGTATCAACGCCGTTCCAGCAACACCTGATGGCAAGCCAACTCCTGCTCTTTTGACAAGGGCTGCGCTTAACAAAGCACAAATACCTTTACATGTTGTCGATGCAGGAAGCAAGATTAAACCACATGTACCATACGTAACGTTCGAGGTGGAAGATGGAGAAAACATATCTAATGGACATGCATTGGGCATTGAATCTGTGAAGAAGGCTTTCGATAACGGCGTAAAACTTGGCAGCAAACTTTCGGAGAGTATAAAGTATATTGTGATTGGAGAAAGCATACCTGGCGGAACTACAACTGCACTAGGCGTTCTTTTGGCGATGGGCATAGATGCAAGGTTCAAGGTTAGTAGCAGTATGCCTGATAATCCTCATAAACTCAAATTATCGATAATTGAGAACGGCATGAAATCAGCTGGTATATCTTTCGGCTCACTTGCAAACAAACCGTTGGAAGCGGTGTCATACATGGGAGACCCTATGATGCCAAGCGTAGCCGGGATCGCAATAGGGGCATCAAAAAGATGTAGTGTAATGCTTGCAGGTGGAACACAGATGGCTGCAGCTCTTTCTATTATTAATGCCATTGACGATAAATCTCTTGAGAGGGTTGTCATAGGTACTACCAGATACATACTTGACGACAGATCTTCAGACATATGCAACCTTATAGGTTCAATAGCGGACGTGCCAATACTTGCAGCTGATCCCTATCTGCATAAATCGAGGAAAGAAGGTCTTCGTGCATATGCCAATGGTTTTGTAAAAGAAGGTGCCGGTGCTGGTGGCGCATGCATAGCTGCAATGCTCAAAAGTCAGGGTTCTATAAATGCAAATGCCCTGTTGCAAGAAATCGAGAATGAATATGAACATTCTATCGAGCGTTCATTTTAA